The following are encoded together in the Mesoterricola sediminis genome:
- the istA gene encoding IS21 family transposase produces MSLRTVERALRPFRQSYERAEQATVRFETPPGKQMQVDFGEKWLQIGGVRQKRYVFVATLGYSRRCYIEISGSLRQRDWIMGIERAFQHFEGVPEILLTDNAKPLVDRRKAGIPVFHPEFDAFCRHWGTVPRACQPFRAKTKGKVERSVGYAKGNALGREGWESDEALDEHLVWWMLNVADTRIHGTTGERPIDRFPAEKAALRPIGNHPSYLLVRHLSRTVAADGRIDVDTNRYSVPPQFIGATLEVTVEADTIQVFCQDQVIAEHPVHPGRRQVIEDPGHAVSFTNGIARVGKPSEIRRPLSHYAAIVGGEAW; encoded by the coding sequence GTGAGCCTGCGGACCGTCGAGAGAGCCCTCCGCCCTTTCCGGCAGAGCTACGAAAGGGCTGAGCAGGCCACGGTCCGGTTCGAGACCCCGCCTGGCAAGCAGATGCAGGTGGACTTCGGGGAGAAGTGGTTGCAGATCGGGGGCGTCCGTCAGAAGCGTTATGTGTTCGTGGCGACCCTCGGCTACAGCCGGCGGTGCTATATCGAGATCTCCGGAAGCCTCCGCCAGCGGGATTGGATCATGGGCATCGAACGGGCCTTCCAGCACTTCGAGGGCGTCCCGGAGATCCTCCTAACCGACAATGCCAAGCCACTGGTGGACAGGCGCAAGGCTGGTATCCCCGTCTTCCACCCGGAATTCGACGCCTTCTGCCGGCACTGGGGCACAGTTCCCAGGGCCTGCCAGCCGTTCCGGGCGAAAACGAAAGGCAAGGTGGAACGGAGCGTCGGCTATGCCAAAGGGAATGCCCTTGGCCGCGAGGGCTGGGAATCCGATGAGGCCCTGGACGAGCACCTGGTCTGGTGGATGCTCAACGTGGCCGACACCCGGATCCACGGGACCACCGGCGAGAGGCCGATAGATCGATTTCCGGCGGAGAAGGCGGCCTTGCGCCCGATTGGGAACCATCCCAGCTACCTCCTGGTGCGCCACCTGTCCCGGACGGTGGCTGCGGATGGCCGGATCGATGTGGATACCAACCGCTACAGCGTCCCGCCCCAGTTCATCGGGGCCACCCTGGAGGTGACCGTCGAGGCCGACACCATCCAGGTGTTCTGCCAGGACCAGGTGATCGCGGAGCATCCGGTCCATCCAGGACGCCGCCAAGTCATCGAGGATCCTGGTCACGCCGTCAGCTTCACCAACGGCATCGCCCGGGTGGGCAAACCCAGCGAGATCCGGCGGCCACTCTCCCACTACGCCGCCATCGTGGGAGGTGAGGCATGGTAG
- the istA gene encoding IS21 family transposase → MEFEPRDAGLHKPEARMLGDGAVAQIFALQNLGWSIRKIAREVGLSRNTVRDWLRGGPDRSYGNGSRAGLLDRYYFWIQNQFNAGVRNADVLRQELEAIGVSVSLRTVERALRPFRQSYERAEQATVRFETPLGKQMQVDFGEKWLQIGGVRQKRYVFVATLGYSRRCYIEISGSLRQRDWIMGIERAFQHFEGVPEILLTDNAKPLVDRRKAGIPVFHPEFDAFCRHWGTVPRACQPFRAKTKGKVERSVGYAKGNALGREGWESDEALDEHLVWWMLNVADTRIHGTTGERPIDRFPAEKAALRPIGNHPSYLLVRHLSRTVAADGRIDVDTNRYSVPPQFIGATLEVTVEADTIQVFCQDQVIAEHPVHPGRRQVIEDPGHAVSFTNGIARVGKPSEIRRPLSHYAAIVGGEAW, encoded by the coding sequence ATGGAGTTCGAACCGCGGGACGCTGGTCTCCATAAGCCGGAGGCCAGAATGCTCGGAGACGGTGCAGTGGCCCAAATATTTGCTTTGCAGAACTTGGGCTGGTCGATCCGAAAGATCGCCCGGGAGGTCGGCCTCTCTCGGAATACGGTCCGGGACTGGCTTCGTGGAGGGCCGGACAGAAGCTATGGAAACGGCTCCCGGGCCGGCCTCCTGGACAGGTATTACTTCTGGATCCAGAACCAGTTCAACGCAGGGGTCCGGAATGCCGATGTCCTTCGCCAGGAACTGGAGGCCATCGGAGTCTCCGTGAGCCTGCGGACCGTCGAGAGGGCCCTCCGCCCCTTCCGGCAGAGCTACGAGAGGGCTGAGCAGGCCACGGTGCGGTTCGAGACCCCGCTAGGCAAGCAGATGCAGGTGGACTTCGGGGAGAAGTGGCTGCAGATCGGCGGAGTCCGGCAGAAGCGCTACGTGTTCGTGGCGACCCTCGGCTACAGCCGGCGGTGCTATATCGAGATCTCCGGAAGCCTCCGCCAGCGGGATTGGATCATGGGCATCGAACGGGCCTTCCAGCACTTCGAGGGCGTCCCGGAGATCCTCCTAACCGACAATGCCAAGCCACTGGTGGACAGGCGCAAGGCTGGTATCCCCGTCTTCCACCCGGAATTCGACGCCTTCTGCCGGCACTGGGGCACAGTTCCCAGGGCCTGCCAGCCGTTCCGGGCGAAAACGAAAGGCAAGGTGGAACGGAGCGTCGGCTATGCCAAAGGGAATGCCCTTGGCCGCGAGGGCTGGGAATCCGATGAGGCCCTGGACGAGCACCTGGTCTGGTGGATGCTCAACGTGGCCGACACCCGGATCCACGGGACCACCGGCGAGAGGCCGATAGATCGATTTCCGGCGGAGAAGGCGGCCTTGCGCCCGATTGGGAACCATCCCAGCTACCTCCTGGTGCGCCACCTGTCCCGGACGGTGGCTGCGGATGGCCGGATCGATGTGGATACCAACCGCTACAGCGTCCCGCCCCAGTTCATCGGGGCCACCCTGGAGGTGACCGTCGAGGCCGACACCATCCAGGTGTTCTGCCAGGACCAGGTGATCGCGGAGCATCCGGTCCATCCAGGACGCCGCCAAGTCATCGAGGATCCTGGTCACGCCGTCAGCTTCACCAACGGCATCGCCCGGGTGGGCAAACCCAGCGAGATCCGGCGGCCGCTCTCCCACTACGCCGCCATCGTGGGAGGTGAGGCATGGTAG
- the istB gene encoding IS21-like element helper ATPase IstB, translating to MVDPRLERLERHLTRLKLVSTRERLDTLLDRGAQNEMSFLDFLDLVIKEEIESKDQKRARMRIQMAKFPLDRRMEDYDFSLQPSLDRRLVTELETGRYVANATNVLLLGPPGVGKTHLAIALARKAIEQGYSARFIHAADLVHQLAAASDHGALDEALRVFARPHVLVVDELGYLPMERRSGHLFFHLVRKRYEKGSLMITSNQPVGSWGEMLGDEVVATAILDRLLHHSHIVTIKGESYRLKEKRRAGVVPAKEVAG from the coding sequence ATGGTAGATCCCCGCCTCGAACGCCTGGAGCGTCACCTGACCCGGCTGAAGCTGGTCAGCACCCGGGAACGCCTGGACACCCTCCTGGACCGCGGAGCTCAGAACGAAATGAGTTTCCTCGACTTCCTGGACCTGGTGATCAAGGAGGAAATCGAGAGCAAGGACCAGAAGCGCGCCCGGATGCGGATCCAGATGGCCAAGTTCCCCTTGGACCGGCGCATGGAGGACTACGACTTCAGCCTGCAGCCCAGCCTGGACCGCCGCCTTGTGACGGAACTGGAGACGGGACGCTACGTCGCCAACGCAACGAATGTCCTGCTCCTGGGGCCGCCGGGCGTGGGAAAGACCCATCTGGCCATCGCCTTGGCTCGGAAGGCCATCGAGCAGGGATACAGCGCCAGGTTCATCCACGCCGCGGACCTGGTCCACCAACTGGCGGCGGCCTCGGACCACGGGGCGCTGGATGAGGCCCTGAGGGTATTCGCCCGCCCCCATGTCCTGGTCGTGGACGAGCTCGGCTACCTGCCCATGGAGCGACGGTCCGGGCATCTGTTCTTTCATCTGGTGCGGAAGCGCTACGAGAAGGGCAGCCTGATGATCACCAGCAACCAGCCCGTGGGCTCCTGGGGAGAGATGCTGGGGGACGAGGTGGTCGCGACGGCCATCCTGGACAGGCTCCTGCACCACAGCCATATCGTGACGATCAAGGGAGAGAGCTACCGCCTCAAGGAAAAGCGCCGGGCTGGCGTCGTGCCAGCCAAGGAAGTGGCCGGATGA